Proteins co-encoded in one uncultured Draconibacterium sp. genomic window:
- the dapF gene encoding diaminopimelate epimerase, which yields MQNFFVKSHGLGNDYIVLNQDEITFELTEKAIIRICDVHFGIGSDGILLKVSSEKADFGLRILNPDGSEAEKSGNGLRIFAKYLYDYGFTQSKSFSIETPGGLVKAEVIEEKNNKAFTIKVDMGKAIFESKKIPVNCEKEECIGEPLELEYCGYEINCVSVGNPHCVVLTDNLDEKEIKTFGPQIETNPMFPNRINVQFAKVVSPNEVEVMIWERGAGWTLASGSSSCAVACTVVKRGLTERNLTIKMPGGNLAIEIDEDWEIRMTGEVREIGSGTLSAELINDLEL from the coding sequence ATGCAAAACTTCTTTGTAAAATCACACGGTCTGGGTAACGATTACATCGTTTTAAATCAGGATGAGATAACTTTTGAATTAACAGAAAAAGCAATAATTCGCATTTGCGATGTTCACTTCGGCATTGGCTCCGACGGCATTCTTCTGAAAGTGTCAAGCGAGAAAGCTGATTTTGGTTTGCGTATTCTGAATCCCGATGGTTCAGAAGCTGAGAAAAGTGGAAATGGCTTGCGTATTTTTGCCAAGTATTTGTATGATTATGGTTTTACCCAATCAAAATCATTCAGCATAGAAACGCCCGGAGGGCTGGTGAAGGCAGAAGTAATTGAAGAGAAAAATAACAAGGCTTTCACCATTAAAGTGGATATGGGAAAAGCGATTTTCGAATCGAAAAAAATACCAGTTAATTGCGAAAAAGAGGAATGTATTGGAGAGCCACTTGAACTGGAATACTGCGGATATGAAATTAATTGTGTGTCGGTAGGCAATCCGCACTGTGTGGTTTTAACCGATAATCTTGATGAAAAGGAAATAAAAACATTTGGGCCGCAAATTGAGACTAACCCAATGTTTCCGAACCGCATAAATGTACAGTTTGCAAAAGTTGTTTCGCCAAACGAAGTGGAAGTGATGATTTGGGAGCGCGGTGCCGGCTGGACACTGGCCTCAGGAAGTTCGTCGTGTGCAGTGGCTTGTACAGTTGTAAAACGCGGATTGACCGAACGCAACCTTACCATAAAAATGCCGGGTGGAAATCTGGCTATTGAAATTGATGAAGATTGGGAAATCCGCATGACCGGCGAAGTACGCGAGATTGGATCAGGAACATTAAGTGCCGAATTAATAAACGATCTTGAACTATGA
- the tnpA gene encoding IS200/IS605 family transposase, which yields MSYVRNWLHCVWGTKSKVPLLTDENKPRILDHILTNAKTKGIFIYSINGYRDHIHCLISLLPEQNIAKVIQLIKGESSYWVNKENLCKNFKWADEYFAVSISESQVEKVKIYIQNQEIHHKKKSWEEEYNEFIKNYNFENF from the coding sequence ATGTCTTATGTTCGAAATTGGTTACATTGTGTATGGGGAACAAAATCCAAAGTTCCACTTTTAACAGATGAAAATAAACCGAGAATATTGGATCATATCCTAACTAATGCTAAAACGAAGGGGATTTTTATTTATTCAATTAATGGATATCGAGATCATATTCATTGTTTAATATCACTCTTGCCGGAACAGAATATTGCTAAAGTTATTCAGCTCATAAAAGGAGAAAGTTCGTATTGGGTTAATAAAGAGAACTTATGTAAGAACTTTAAATGGGCAGATGAATACTTTGCTGTTTCTATTAGTGAATCGCAAGTTGAGAAAGTAAAAATTTATATTCAGAACCAGGAAATTCATCACAAAAAGAAAAGTTGGGAGGAAGAGTACAATGAGTTCATTAAGAATTATAATTTTGAGAACTTTTAG
- a CDS encoding LL-diaminopimelate aminotransferase yields MAKINENYLKLQAGYLFPEIGRRVSEFIDANPDKKVIKMGIGDVTQPLVPSVVKAFHEGVDEMAKGETFKGYGPEQGYAFLREAIAKHSYQEKGIDISADEIFVSDGSKCDTGNIQEIFGNDNKIAICDPVYPVYADTTVMSGKTGACQENGHYEGIVYMPCTKENGFIPELPTETPDLIFLCYPNNPTGTVASKEELKKWVDYAIEKNAIILYDAAYEAFITEDGIPRSIYEIEGAKKVAIEFRSFSKTAGFTGTRCAITVIPNELVAYDSEGKAHQVKTLWNRRQSTKFNGVSYPVQKAAAAIYTEEGKKEVEEVIAYYLENAKIMRESLAEIGYEVYGGVNAPYVWVKTKDNMTSWDFFDKVLNEANLVGTPGSGFGPAGEGYFRFSAFADRENVLEAMERVKNLK; encoded by the coding sequence ATGGCAAAAATTAACGAAAATTACCTGAAACTTCAGGCTGGGTATCTTTTCCCGGAAATAGGGCGTAGAGTGAGCGAATTCATCGATGCCAATCCCGATAAAAAAGTTATTAAAATGGGTATTGGCGATGTTACCCAACCATTAGTTCCCAGTGTTGTAAAAGCTTTTCACGAAGGTGTTGACGAAATGGCCAAAGGTGAAACTTTTAAAGGATACGGACCGGAACAGGGGTATGCTTTCCTGCGCGAAGCGATTGCAAAACATTCGTACCAGGAGAAAGGTATCGATATTTCTGCCGATGAGATTTTTGTTTCTGACGGGTCCAAATGCGACACCGGAAATATTCAGGAGATTTTTGGCAACGACAATAAAATTGCAATTTGCGACCCGGTTTACCCGGTATATGCCGACACAACGGTAATGAGCGGAAAAACAGGCGCTTGCCAGGAAAACGGTCATTACGAAGGAATAGTTTACATGCCCTGTACAAAAGAAAACGGCTTTATTCCTGAGCTTCCAACAGAAACTCCTGACCTTATTTTCCTTTGCTACCCGAACAACCCAACAGGTACGGTAGCCTCAAAAGAAGAACTGAAAAAGTGGGTTGATTATGCCATCGAGAAAAATGCGATTATTCTTTACGATGCGGCTTACGAAGCTTTTATCACCGAAGATGGAATTCCCCGTTCGATCTACGAAATTGAAGGCGCCAAAAAAGTTGCCATCGAATTCCGCAGTTTCTCGAAAACAGCAGGTTTTACAGGAACACGTTGTGCAATTACCGTTATTCCAAACGAGTTGGTAGCTTACGATTCAGAAGGAAAAGCTCACCAGGTAAAAACATTGTGGAACCGTCGTCAATCAACCAAGTTTAATGGTGTGTCTTATCCGGTTCAGAAAGCGGCGGCGGCCATTTACACCGAAGAAGGCAAAAAAGAGGTAGAAGAAGTAATTGCTTACTACCTGGAGAATGCCAAAATAATGCGTGAAAGTCTGGCTGAAATTGGTTACGAAGTTTACGGCGGTGTAAACGCACCTTACGTTTGGGTAAAAACAAAAGACAACATGACATCGTGGGACTTTTTCGATAAAGTATTAAACGAAGCAAATCTTGTGGGAACACCTGGTTCTGGTTTTGGTCCTGCAGGTGAAGGCTACTTCCGCTTTTCAGCTTTTGCCGACCGCGAGAATGTGCTGGAAGCAATGGAACGTGTTAAGAACTTAAAATAA
- a CDS encoding pyridoxal phosphate-dependent aminotransferase — protein MPTVSDRGRIMPDSPIRKLAPLAHKAKEKGVKVFHLNIGQPDLPTPPEALAAIRSIDREILEYTPSEGILSFRQKLAKYYHKFDIDVTADDIIVTSGGSEAVTFAFMSCLDPGDEIIVPEPAYANYEAFAIVAGAKIKSIPGDIEEGFVLPAIEEFEKLITPKTKGIMICNPNNPTGYLYTQQEMNAIRDLVKKYDLYLFSDEVYREFCYTGAPYISAFHLEGIEQNVVLVDSVSKRYSECGLRIGALITKNEEVKKNVMKFCQARLSPPLIGQIAAEASLDAEPEYMLNNYNEYVQRRKFLIDGLNRIDGVYSPIPMGAFYTVARLPVDNADKFCAWLLSDFQYEGQTVFLAPASGFYTGSDKGQDEVRIAYVLNKADLGSCLKILTEALKVYPGRKSR, from the coding sequence ATGCCGACAGTATCAGACAGAGGAAGGATAATGCCTGATTCACCAATCAGGAAATTAGCTCCGTTAGCTCATAAAGCTAAAGAGAAAGGAGTTAAAGTATTCCATTTAAACATCGGACAGCCCGATTTGCCAACACCTCCTGAAGCGCTGGCGGCAATCCGGTCCATCGACCGGGAAATTTTGGAATATACACCCAGCGAGGGAATTTTATCGTTTCGTCAGAAACTGGCGAAATATTATCACAAATTTGATATTGATGTTACGGCCGATGATATTATTGTTACCTCGGGTGGTAGCGAGGCGGTAACCTTTGCTTTTATGAGCTGTCTCGATCCGGGCGATGAGATTATTGTGCCCGAACCGGCTTATGCTAACTACGAGGCTTTTGCTATTGTAGCCGGAGCGAAAATTAAATCAATTCCGGGCGATATTGAGGAAGGATTTGTATTACCTGCCATCGAAGAATTTGAGAAGCTGATTACCCCAAAAACAAAGGGGATTATGATTTGTAACCCGAATAACCCAACCGGATATTTGTATACGCAGCAGGAAATGAATGCCATTCGCGATCTGGTGAAAAAATACGACCTGTATTTGTTTTCCGATGAGGTTTACCGCGAGTTTTGTTATACAGGTGCTCCATATATTTCCGCTTTTCATTTAGAAGGAATTGAGCAGAATGTTGTTTTGGTTGATTCCGTATCGAAACGTTACAGTGAATGTGGTTTGCGGATTGGTGCACTGATTACCAAAAACGAAGAGGTAAAAAAGAATGTGATGAAGTTTTGCCAGGCACGATTGAGTCCACCACTTATCGGGCAAATTGCCGCTGAGGCTTCGCTGGATGCCGAACCGGAATACATGCTGAATAACTACAACGAGTATGTTCAGCGACGAAAGTTTTTGATCGACGGACTGAACCGCATTGATGGTGTGTATTCGCCAATTCCGATGGGTGCATTTTATACCGTTGCACGTTTACCGGTTGACAATGCCGATAAATTTTGTGCGTGGTTATTATCCGATTTTCAGTACGAAGGACAAACCGTTTTTCTTGCACCGGCTTCGGGCTTTTACACCGGTTCCGATAAAGGACAGGATGAAGTGCGAATTGCGTATGTGCTGAACAAAGCAGATTTGGGAAGTTGTTTGAAGATTTTAACAGAAGCATTAAAAGTGTACCCGGGAAGAAAAAGCCGGTAG
- the ald gene encoding alanine dehydrogenase, with amino-acid sequence MIIGVPKEIKNNENRIALTPAGAAELVKHGHEVYVQAGGGMGSGFQDEDYIGAGAKMLPSIEDVYGIAEMIIKVKEPIEEEYKLIKEGQILYTYFHFASCEPLTHAMIENKSICLAYETVELPDRSLPLLVPMSEVAGRMSIQEGAKYLEKTYGGYGVLLGGVAGVLPAKVLIIGGGIVGTESAKMAAGLGADVTIMDVSLKRLRYLDDIMPANVKTMMSNEFNIREMVKSHDVIIGAVLIPGAKAPHLVTRDMLKTMKPGTVLVDVAVDQGGCFETTKATTHADPTFVIDDVLHYCVANMPGAVPRTSTIALTNATLPYALEIAGKGWKQACIDNEPLRKGLNVVDGKVVYKGVSDAFNLPYESVETIL; translated from the coding sequence ATGATAATTGGAGTACCAAAGGAAATTAAAAATAACGAAAACCGTATTGCACTTACACCTGCTGGTGCGGCGGAGTTAGTTAAACACGGCCATGAAGTATACGTTCAGGCCGGCGGTGGCATGGGCAGCGGCTTTCAGGATGAAGACTACATTGGAGCCGGAGCAAAAATGCTTCCAAGTATTGAAGACGTTTACGGCATTGCCGAAATGATCATCAAAGTAAAAGAACCGATTGAGGAAGAATACAAGCTGATTAAAGAAGGTCAGATTCTTTACACTTACTTCCACTTTGCATCGTGCGAGCCCTTAACGCATGCCATGATCGAAAATAAATCGATTTGTTTGGCATACGAAACTGTTGAGTTGCCAGATCGTTCGCTTCCGTTGCTTGTACCAATGAGCGAGGTTGCAGGTCGCATGTCAATTCAGGAAGGTGCTAAATACCTTGAAAAAACCTATGGTGGTTACGGAGTGCTTCTTGGTGGAGTTGCCGGAGTTCTTCCTGCCAAAGTATTGATAATTGGTGGCGGTATTGTTGGTACAGAGTCAGCTAAAATGGCTGCCGGATTGGGTGCCGATGTTACCATTATGGATGTATCGTTGAAACGCTTGCGTTACCTCGATGATATTATGCCGGCCAACGTAAAAACAATGATGAGTAACGAATTTAACATCCGCGAAATGGTCAAATCGCACGATGTTATTATCGGTGCGGTTCTTATACCGGGTGCAAAAGCACCACATCTGGTTACACGCGATATGCTGAAAACCATGAAACCTGGTACTGTTTTGGTTGACGTTGCCGTTGACCAGGGTGGATGTTTTGAAACTACAAAAGCTACAACACACGCCGATCCGACATTTGTTATCGACGATGTATTGCATTACTGTGTGGCCAACATGCCGGGTGCTGTGCCGCGTACTTCAACAATTGCATTAACCAATGCTACTCTTCCGTATGCACTTGAGATTGCAGGAAAAGGATGGAAGCAAGCGTGTATCGACAACGAACCTTTACGAAAAGGGCTGAATGTTGTTGATGGGAAAGTTGTTTACAAAGGTGTTTCTGACGCTTTCAACCTTCCATACGAAAGTGTTGAAACCATTCTCTAA
- a CDS encoding ion transporter translates to MDKTKEKIYEIIFEADTAGGKLFDVALLFIIIVSVALVLLESVPAIRDSHYQLLHILEWCITIIFSIEYFLRVAIVKKPLRYIFSFYGIIDLLSVLPTYIGLVVVGSHSLVVIRILRLLRVFRILKLTRYTEAGRSLAKALWNSREKISVFIFFVSMLVIIIGTVMYLVEGPQHGFTSIPRGIYWAIVTLTTVGYGDISPGTPLGQFLASIVMIMGYAIIAVPTGIVTAEIINPTSEKNTQVCPQCLHPSHDDDAVFCKKCGSRLNPEV, encoded by the coding sequence ATGGACAAAACCAAAGAGAAAATTTACGAGATAATTTTTGAAGCCGACACAGCGGGCGGCAAACTTTTCGATGTGGCACTGCTTTTCATTATTATTGTAAGTGTTGCACTGGTGTTACTGGAGAGTGTTCCTGCCATACGCGATAGTCATTATCAGTTACTGCACATTTTGGAATGGTGTATTACCATCATTTTCTCCATAGAATATTTCCTGCGTGTTGCCATTGTAAAAAAGCCCTTACGTTACATTTTTAGTTTTTATGGCATTATCGACCTGTTGTCGGTTTTGCCTACTTACATCGGACTTGTGGTGGTTGGGTCGCACAGTTTGGTGGTAATCCGAATTCTCCGCTTGCTCCGTGTTTTCCGTATTTTAAAACTTACACGATACACTGAGGCAGGCCGTTCGCTGGCAAAAGCGCTATGGAACAGCCGCGAAAAAATAAGTGTTTTTATCTTTTTTGTAAGCATGCTGGTCATCATCATCGGAACAGTAATGTACCTCGTTGAAGGCCCGCAACATGGATTCACAAGCATTCCGCGCGGGATTTATTGGGCAATCGTTACCCTTACCACCGTTGGCTATGGCGATATCAGCCCCGGAACGCCACTGGGACAATTTCTGGCCAGCATTGTAATGATTATGGGGTACGCCATTATAGCCGTTCCAACGGGTATTGTTACTGCCGAGATCATTAACCCAACCAGCGAAAAAAACACACAGGTTTGTCCACAATGCCTGCATCCATCGCACGATGACGATGCCGTTTTCTGTAAAAAATGTGGTTCACGTCTTAATCCTGAGGTTTAG
- a CDS encoding thymidylate synthase, giving the protein MRQYLDLLETILEKGATKEDRTGTGTISRFGHQMRFDLNEGFPMVTTKKLHLKSIIYELLWFLQGDTNVKYLQDNGVRIWNEWADDNGDLGHIYGYQWRSWPTPDGGHIDQISQVIDAIKNNPDSRRHLVSAWNVGELDKMNLPPCHILFQFYVANGKLSCQLYQRSADVFLGVPFNIASYALLTMMVAQVCDLEPGDFVHTFGDVHIYSNHVEQVKLQLTREPYPLPQMKINPDVKSIFDFKFEDFELIGYQSHPHIKGAVAI; this is encoded by the coding sequence ATGAGGCAGTATTTAGATCTATTGGAAACCATTTTAGAAAAGGGAGCGACTAAAGAAGACCGCACGGGAACAGGAACAATCAGTCGCTTTGGACACCAAATGCGTTTTGATTTGAACGAAGGTTTTCCGATGGTAACAACAAAGAAACTGCACCTTAAATCGATCATTTATGAATTGCTTTGGTTTCTGCAAGGCGACACCAATGTAAAATATCTGCAGGACAACGGAGTACGTATTTGGAACGAATGGGCGGACGACAACGGAGATCTCGGACACATTTACGGGTACCAGTGGCGCAGCTGGCCCACACCCGATGGTGGTCACATCGACCAAATATCACAAGTAATTGATGCCATTAAAAACAATCCAGATTCGCGACGCCACCTGGTTAGTGCCTGGAATGTTGGCGAACTGGATAAAATGAACCTGCCTCCGTGCCACATTCTTTTCCAGTTTTATGTAGCCAACGGTAAATTGTCGTGCCAGCTGTATCAGCGCAGTGCCGACGTATTTTTAGGCGTACCTTTTAACATTGCATCGTATGCATTACTTACCATGATGGTGGCACAGGTTTGTGATCTTGAGCCGGGCGATTTTGTACATACTTTTGGCGATGTGCACATTTATTCCAATCATGTTGAACAAGTAAAATTACAACTTACCCGCGAGCCATATCCGTTGCCGCAAATGAAGATTAACCCGGATGTAAAGAGTATTTTCGACTTTAAATTCGAAGACTTTGAGTTGATTGGTTACCAATCGCACCCACACATTAAAGGAGCTGTTGCCATTTAA
- a CDS encoding dihydrofolate reductase: protein MTDKIQKNISIIVAIAENFAIGKNNDLLFHLPNDLKRFKEITSGHTIIMGRNTLLSLPKWPLPNRRHIVITDKQDDVFPGCETVFSIDEAIEKVKDEKEAFIIGGGMIYKQFFPVAGKLYLTLVHKPFDADTYFPEVNYTEWNEIKREDLHDEKNDFDYSYLDLERK from the coding sequence ATGACAGATAAAATTCAAAAAAACATTTCGATAATCGTTGCTATTGCCGAAAACTTTGCCATTGGCAAAAACAACGATCTGCTGTTTCATTTACCAAACGATTTGAAACGTTTTAAAGAAATAACCAGCGGGCATACCATAATAATGGGGCGTAATACCTTGTTGTCGTTGCCTAAATGGCCGTTGCCAAACCGTCGACACATTGTTATAACCGATAAACAGGACGATGTTTTCCCGGGGTGCGAAACAGTTTTTTCCATCGATGAAGCCATTGAAAAAGTGAAAGATGAAAAAGAAGCCTTCATCATTGGCGGAGGAATGATTTACAAACAGTTCTTCCCTGTTGCAGGCAAACTCTACCTCACGCTGGTACACAAACCTTTTGATGCTGACACTTATTTCCCCGAGGTGAATTATACCGAGTGGAACGAAATAAAACGCGAAGATCTGCACGACGAAAAAAACGATTTCGACTATTCATACCTGGATTTAGAACGAAAATAA
- a CDS encoding M14 family zinc carboxypeptidase, whose translation MRKKTALIVVLCAVNLFLFAQKPLLNLKYEQNYTPTYDEIIEMYELLDAKYENATLVENGFTDVGKPLHTFIINNEPEFNPETIKAQGKPVLLINNGIHPGEPCGIDASLEFADNILRNANNLAELLENTVIVIVPAYNIGGLLNRSAYNRSGQTTPYETGFRGNAGNLDLNRDFAKCDSENARNFNRLFTKWDPDVFLDTHTTNGSDHQYSVTLIAPSPDMFPPSQENFIREKLLPGLYSNMKKGEYELIPYVSWMYPDPKKGIMMTQETSRYSSGYASLFNSYGMMTENHVYKDYTDRVKSCYQFIEVLAKFTSANSEEIIESRNAGRKESMTAETYPINFSLDTTQFQLLEFKGYEVDNNQISPVTGLPRFGYDKTRPYTEEIPFFDVYNPTEEIKIPEYYILPQTWNRVIERLELNGIEFTRLPNDTTMAVEVYYIDEYSNAGRLNNGHYFHDKVSTTSEVQNIKYYAGDLVIPVRQKKIKYLLEQLEPKARDSFFRWNFFDQILDEREYFSSYGFEENALKYLNEHPEFKKKFEEKRQTDPEFAKNHRAQLSYIYYNSEWAEKTYKRYPVARIY comes from the coding sequence ATGAGAAAAAAAACTGCCTTGATTGTAGTGTTGTGCGCTGTCAACCTGTTTTTGTTTGCTCAAAAACCATTATTGAACCTGAAGTACGAGCAAAATTACACGCCAACTTACGATGAGATAATTGAAATGTATGAGCTGCTCGATGCAAAGTACGAAAATGCCACACTTGTTGAAAATGGATTTACCGATGTGGGGAAACCGCTCCATACTTTTATCATCAATAACGAGCCGGAATTTAATCCTGAAACGATAAAAGCACAAGGAAAACCGGTATTACTGATTAACAACGGAATTCATCCCGGCGAACCTTGTGGAATTGACGCCAGCCTTGAATTTGCTGATAATATTTTACGCAACGCCAATAACCTGGCAGAACTACTTGAAAACACAGTTATTGTTATTGTTCCGGCTTACAACATTGGCGGACTTTTAAACCGCAGCGCCTACAACCGCTCGGGACAAACAACTCCTTACGAAACCGGGTTCCGTGGTAATGCCGGAAACCTCGATCTTAACCGCGACTTTGCAAAATGTGATTCGGAAAATGCCCGGAATTTCAACCGCCTGTTTACCAAATGGGATCCGGATGTATTTTTAGACACGCATACTACCAACGGATCGGATCATCAATACAGCGTTACTTTAATTGCACCGTCGCCCGACATGTTTCCTCCAAGCCAGGAAAACTTTATACGCGAAAAATTACTTCCCGGCCTTTATAGCAATATGAAAAAGGGGGAATACGAACTGATACCATATGTAAGCTGGATGTATCCTGACCCCAAAAAAGGCATAATGATGACGCAGGAAACAAGCCGCTATTCATCGGGGTATGCCAGCCTTTTTAACTCGTACGGCATGATGACAGAAAATCATGTTTATAAAGATTATACAGACCGCGTAAAATCGTGCTACCAGTTTATTGAGGTGTTGGCAAAATTCACTTCAGCAAATTCCGAAGAAATAATAGAAAGCCGAAATGCGGGTAGAAAAGAATCGATGACCGCTGAAACTTATCCAATTAACTTTAGCTTAGACACGACACAGTTTCAATTGCTGGAATTTAAGGGTTACGAAGTTGACAACAACCAAATCAGCCCTGTTACCGGATTGCCCCGTTTTGGTTACGACAAAACCCGGCCTTATACCGAAGAAATACCATTCTTCGATGTGTATAATCCTACAGAAGAAATTAAAATTCCAGAGTATTATATATTGCCACAAACCTGGAACCGTGTGATTGAACGCCTGGAATTAAACGGAATTGAATTTACGCGATTACCTAACGACACCACAATGGCAGTAGAAGTGTACTACATCGATGAATATTCAAATGCCGGGCGCCTGAACAACGGACATTATTTTCACGACAAAGTAAGCACCACCAGCGAAGTTCAAAATATTAAATATTATGCCGGCGATTTAGTAATTCCGGTTCGCCAAAAGAAAATAAAATACCTGCTGGAACAATTGGAGCCCAAAGCCCGCGATTCATTTTTCAGGTGGAATTTCTTTGATCAGATTCTGGATGAACGGGAATATTTCTCGTCGTATGGATTTGAAGAAAATGCGCTGAAATACCTAAACGAACATCCGGAGTTTAAAAAGAAATTTGAAGAGAAACGCCAAACCGACCCGGAATTTGCTAAAAATCATCGGGCGCAGTTGAGTTATATCTATTACAACTCGGAGTGGGCAGAGAAAACGTATAAACGTTACCCGGTGGCAAGGATTTATTAA
- a CDS encoding inorganic pyrophosphatase yields the protein MVDRLSDPIGRLMGLRYKSHPWHGVAIGENAPEELTAFIEVVSTDTVKYEIDKDSGYLRIDRPQKFSNVVPALYGFIPQTYCGNKVGEYCSEKVNRKGIKGDGDPIDICVLTEKDLAHGDLLVTARPIGGFRMIDGDQADDKIIAVLDNDTVYGHFTDVSQVPEIVIQRLEHYFLTYKDMPGVDSNTEIAATYGQEEALEIVKLSVEDYNNKFANLGNLLA from the coding sequence ATGGTAGACAGACTTTCCGATCCCATTGGACGATTGATGGGATTGCGTTATAAATCGCACCCCTGGCATGGCGTCGCAATTGGCGAAAATGCTCCCGAAGAATTAACCGCTTTTATCGAAGTGGTTTCAACCGATACGGTAAAATACGAAATTGATAAAGATAGCGGTTATTTGCGTATTGATCGCCCGCAGAAATTCTCGAATGTTGTTCCTGCGTTATACGGGTTTATTCCGCAAACCTATTGTGGCAACAAAGTAGGCGAATACTGTTCGGAGAAGGTGAACCGAAAAGGTATAAAAGGAGATGGTGACCCGATTGATATTTGTGTATTAACGGAAAAAGATCTGGCACATGGCGATTTGCTGGTAACAGCGCGTCCGATTGGAGGTTTCCGTATGATTGACGGCGACCAGGCCGATGATAAAATAATTGCTGTTTTGGATAACGATACAGTTTATGGTCATTTTACCGATGTATCGCAGGTTCCTGAAATTGTAATCCAGCGTTTGGAGCATTACTTCCTTACGTATAAGGATATGCCAGGTGTTGATTCGAATACTGAAATTGCCGCTACTTACGGGCAGGAAGAAGCACTGGAAATTGTCAAACTTTCGGTTGAAGATTACAACAATAAGTTTGCGAACCTGGGCAATCTGCTTGCATAA